TCGGTCTCCAAGTCGCACGCCCTGGTGGAACTCTCCGCCTCGGGCGAACTCACGGTCACCGACCTGCACTCCACCAACGGGGTCAGCCTGGCCGACGCCGCCGGGCAGCGCCTGCCGCTGGACCCGGGCATCCGCACGGTCCTCAGCGACGGCGCCCACCTGCTGCTCGGCGAGTTCGGGGTCGAGGTCTCCCGGGCCTGACTGCTCCCGAAACGGAAACGTGGGCCCGGTGCGCCGGGCCCACGTGTCCGAACGGGGACCGGTTGTTCCTACGGCTCGGTGTCCGCTTCCGCTCCGTTCTGCGGCGACGATCCTGCCGGTGTCGGGGTGTTCGAGAGCGGCGGTGTCCTCGGCAGTCTCAGGGCGGCGCCGAAGCCGAGCAGGCCGGCCAGAGCGAGGCCGGCATAGACCACGGTCAGCGCGGTCTGCCTGGCCTCGGCGTTGATCGTGATCATCGCGTCCTGCTGATCAGCGGGGTACTCCGAGATCGCGGTGCGGAGTTGGGTATCGCTGATGATCTGCGCTTTTTCCGTCACCGCGGTGTCCAGCTGTGACTGCTCCGACGAGGTGAACGCCGGGCTCTCGTCGATGAGGGTCGTAGCGGTCAGTACGAATACCGACAGGATCAGCGCCCCGGCAATGGCCGTGCCGAGGGACGCGCCGATGTTCTGCGCGGTGTTGATCACCCCGGATGCCTCATTGGACCGCTTCGGCGGCACCGACGACATGATGAGATTCTGGTTCTGGGAGGCGATGGTGCCGGCGCCGAATCCGACCAGCGCCAGTCCGAGGACGAACTCGGTGCCGCTCGTGGCATCCCGTGCCAACAGGCCCATCGCTGCGGCACCGAGCACGATGATGGCGAACCCGGCGAGGATGACCGAACGAGGGGCGAAGCGGCGGCTGAGCAGCCGCCCGCTGACCGCGGCCGCGAGCAGAACGGCCAGGGACAGCGGCAGCAGGGTGAGCCCGCTCTGGATGGCCGAGTAGTTGAGCTCCATCTGCACATAGAGGGACAACGCGAAGATCGCCCCGGTCAGTACGAGGTACTGCAGCAATTGCACGGACGTTCCCGATGAGACCGCCCGGACGCTGAACAGCGTCAGGTCGAGGAGGGTGTCGTGGTGATGCCGGTCGCGGCTTCGTTCCACCAGGATGAAGGCGATGAGGACGAGCAATCCGATCGAGACGAGGATGACGGTGGGTGAGATCTGGCCGGCGGTGAGGACGACCCGGCCGAAAATCTCCACGTCGACGCGGCTGACGAACAGGCCGTACGCCGAAGCCAGCACGATGCCCAGAACCACGGTGATGAGGCCGGCGGAGCTGAGGCTGAACCCAGCCCAGTCGAAGCGCGGTTTGCGGCCGAGGAACGGCGCATCCTTGATGATCTTCAGTTGGGTGAAGATGTACAGCGCCACGAGGAGTTCGCTGGCGAAGGCCAGCCGCCAGGACAGGTAGGAGGTGAACAGGCCGCCGATGATGGGCCCGATGCCGGCCGCGATGCCCGCGATGGCGGCAAATCCGGCGTAGGCCTTGGCCCGGGCTGGGCCTGCGGTGAAGTTCGACACGATCAGCGACATCATGGCCGGGAGCATCATGGCGGCGCCGAGACCTTCGAGGATCGACCAGCCCAGGATGAAGACACCCAGGGTGGGGGAGAGCGCGGTGATGGTCGTCCCGACGGAGTAGACGGTGAGACCGAGAACGAAGGCGCGTTTGCGGCCGATGATGTCGCCCAGCTTGGCGCCGGCGATCATGAACGCGGCCATCACCAGGGTGTATAGCGTGATGGCGTTCTGGATGCCGGTGACCGTGGTGTCGAAATCCGCCACCAGGGTCGACAATGACACGTTCATGAAGGTCGAGTCGACCACGATGATGAACTGGGCGAGCAGGATCACGACCAGCACTCGGCCGGTCTTCGCTGGAGCGACTGTCTCCGTCATGCGCACACCATACGTCGACCGGGCGCGAACTGTGAGCACAGCACCGGAACACGCGAATCAGAGGTGCTCAGGTCACAGTTCGCGACGGGTACGGGGTGCAGTGTTAGCCTATGGTGTGCTGTTTAGTCGACTTCTTCTTCTGTGCCGCGACGAGTCCCGTTTCTAAAGGCCTCACTCGTCGCGGAGTCTGTCGTTGGCTGACCACCGTTCCCGAGGAAGACGCACAAACATGACTACTGCAGTGATCACCGACGCGGCGATCGAGAGTTCCCGTCCGCGCACCCTGGCCGAGAAGGTCTGGGACAAACACCTGGTTGCCAAGGGCGAGAACGGCACGCCCGACCTCATCTACATCGACCTGCACCTCGTGCACGAGGTCACCAGCCCGCAGGCCTTCGACGGTCTACGGCTGGCCGGGCGCCCGGTGCGCCGGCCCGACCTGACGATCGCGACCGAGGACCACAACACGCCGACCCTGGCGATCGACCGGCCCATCGCCGATCTCACCAGCCGCACCCAGATCGAGACGCTCCGCAAGAATTGCGCCGAGTTCGGCATCCGCCTGCACTCGCTGGGCGACATCGAACAGGGCATCGTGCACGTGGTCGGCCCGCAGCTGGGCCTCACGCAGCCGGGTATCACCGTCGTCTGCGGCGACTCGCACACCTCCACCCACGGTGCCTTCGGCGCCATGGCGCTGGGCATCGGCACCAGCGAGGTGGAGCACGTCATGGCCACGCAGACACTGCCGCTCAAGCCCTTCAAGACCATGGCCATCACGGTCGACGGCACGCTCCGCCCCGGGGTCACGGCCAAGGACATCATCCTCGCCGTGATCGCCAAGATCGGCACCGGCGGCGGCCAGGGTTACGTGCTCGAATACCGTGGCAGCGCCATCCGCGCGCTCTCCATGGAGGGCCGCATGACCATCTGCAACATGTCGATCGAGGCCGGCGCCCGCGCCGGCATGGTCGCCCCGGATGCCACCACCTACGCCTACCTCGAAGGCCGCGCGCACGCGCCGCAGGGCGCCGACTGGGACGCCGCCGTGGAGTATTGGGACACCCTGGCCACCGACGAGGGCGCCACCTTCGACGCCGAGGTCATCCTCGACGCCGACACCCTCGAACCCTTCGTGACCTGGGGCACCAATCCCGGCCAGGGCGTGTCCCTCAGCGACACCGTGCCCAACCCCGCCGAGATCGACGACGCCAACGAGCGCAGCGCCGCCGAACGCGCCCTCGAGTACATGGACCTGGCCGCGGGAACGGCTATGAAAGACATCCACGTCGATACGGTGTTCCTCGGCTCCTGCACCAACAGCCGGGTCGAAGACCTGCGCGCCGCCGCCGAGATCATCAAGGGCAAGACCATCGCCGACGGCGTCCGGATGCTCGTGGTTCCCGGCTCCGCCCGCGTGCGGATCGAAGCGGAGGCCGAGGGCCTCGACAAGATCTTCCTCGCCTTCGGCGCCGAATGGCGCTTCGCCGGCTGCTCGATGTGCCTGGGCATGAACCCGGACCAGCTCGCCCCGGGGGAGCGCTGCGCGTCCACCAGCAACCGCAACTTCGAGGGACGCCAGGGCAAGGGCGGGCGCACCCACCTGGTCTCCCCGCTCGTCGCGGCGGCCACGGCCATCCGTGGCACCCTGTCCAGTCCGTGGGACCTCGTGCAAGACGGCACGGTTCCCGCCGGCCTCGTCCCGGCAAGCCTGTAGGAGGTCCGACATGCAGAAATTCACCACCGTCACCGGCGTGGCCGTGCCCCTGCGGCGCTCGAACGTCGACACCGACCAGATCATCCCCGCGGTGTTCCTCAAACGTGTCACCAAGACCGGATTCGAGGACGCCCTGTTCTACGGTTGGCGTCAGGATCCTGAGTTCATTCTCAACCAGGGGGCCTACCGCAACCCGCGGGTGCTGGTCGCCGGAGCCGATTTCGGCACGGGATCCTCCCGGGAACACGCCGTCTGGGCGTTGCGCGATTTCGGCTTCGACGTGGTGCTCAGCCCCCGGTTCGGCGACATCTTCCGGGGCAACTCGGGCAAGCAGGGCCTGCTCGCCGGCCAGATCAGCGAGGCCGACGCGGAGACCCTCTGGGCCGTTCTCGAGGCCGACCCCGGAATAGAATTGACGGTCGATCTGGTTGCCTGTACTGCCAGTGTCGGTGACCTCACAGTCTCATTCGAGGTCGACGAATACACTAGATGGCGACTGCTGGAAGGCCTCGACGACATCGGCCTGACTTTGCGCGACGAAGCGCGGATCGCAGAATTCGAATCCCACCGGGAGCCTTGGCGCCCCCGCACTCTCCCCGCAAGGCAGGTAAATTTGTGATCATCGTCGGCGAAACCAACCAGGTCCGCGAGACCGTCAACGACCTCTCAGAGCGTGGAAACGCGCAAAGTCACGGAGCCAATGTGGGCCTGATCGGCGACAAGATCACCATCCGCGGCGGCCGCCCCCTGGTGGGCCGCATCGAGGTCAAGGGCGCCAAGAACCTGGTCACCAAGGCCATGGTCGCGGCGCTCCTCGGTGAGACGCCCAGCATCCTGCGCGACGTGCCGAACATCAGCGACGTGCGCATCGTGCGCGGCCTGCTCGAAGCGCACGGCGTCAAGGTCACCGAGGGCGACGAGCCCGGCAGCCTGCAGCTGGACCCCGTGGACGTGGAGAGCGCGCACTACGCCGACATCGACGCCCACGCCGGCTCCTCCCGCATCCCGATCCTCTTCTGCGGCCCGCTGCTGCACCGTCTCGGCGAAGCCTTCATCCCTGAACTCGGTGGCTGCCGTATCGGCGACCGACCGATCGACTACCACCTCGAGGTACTGCGCAAGTTCGGCGCCGTCGTCGAGAAGCAGCCGGACGGCATCCGCATGTCGGCGCCGAACGGCCTCAAGGGCACCAAGGTCGAGCTGCCGTACCCGAGCGTCGGGGCCACCGAGCAGGTCCTGCTCACCGCCGTGCGCGCGGAGGGCATCACCGAGCTCAAGAACGCCGCGATCGAGCCCGAGATCATGGACCTGATCAACATCCTGCAGAAGATGGGCGCCATCATCACGGTCGACACCGACCGCGTCATCCGGATCGAGGGTGTCGACAGCCTGCAGGGCTACCAGCACCGCGCCCTGTTCGACCGCAACGAGGCCGCCAGCTGGGCCGCGGCCGCGCTGGCCACCGACGGCGACATCTTCGTCGGCGGCGCCAAGCAGGCCGAGATGCTCACCTTCCTCAACGTCTTCCGCAAGGTCGGTGGCGCTTTCGACATCCACGACGACGGCATCCGGTTCTACCACCCGGGCGGCGACCTCAAGCCCGTCATCATCGAGACGGATGTCCACCCCGGCTTCATGACGGACTGGCAGCAGCCGCTCGTGATCGCGCTCACCCACGCCCACGGCGTCTCGATCGTGCACGAGACCGTCTACGAGCAGCGCTTCGGCTTCGTCGACGCTCTCGTCGAGATGGGCGCGACCATCCAAATCCACCGCGAATGCCTCGGCGGCCACCCGTGCCGGTTCGGCCAGCGCAACTTCAACCACTCCGCTGTCATCGCCGGACCCACCAAGCTCGTCGGCGCCGACATCGAGGTCCCCGACCTCCGCGGTGGCTTCAGCCACCTCATCGCGGCCCTCACGGCCGAGGGCACCTCCACCGTGAGCAACGTGGGAATCATCAGCCGTGGGTACGAGAACTTCATCACCAAGCTGCGTCTGTTGGGGGCTGACTTCGATCTCGAAGGATAATGGCACCGTGCCAGATGCAAACGTGCCAGAGTCGACCGTGCCCGATCCCGCCTCCTCGTCGTCCCCGGTGACCCGGAAGGTCCGCTCCGAGAAGAGCAGACCGTCGATCTTCTGGCTGCTGGCCGCGTTGGTCGTTCCGGCGATGAACGTGGCGGCCCGCTATAAGATCACCGACGGCCACAAGTTCCCCCGGCAGGGCGCGTTCGTCTTCTCGCCCAACCACTACAGCGAGATCGACCCGATCGTCATGGGCATGGTGAGCTGGAAGCTCGGCCGCCTGCCGCGCTTCCTGGCCAAGGCGTCGCTGTTCAAGCTTCCCGTTGCCGGCTGGCTCCTGACGAAGTCGGGCCAGATCCCCGTGCAGCGCGGCGGATCGGTGCGCGGCAGCGAACCCGTCAAGGCGGCCAGACGCCTCGTCGAACGCGGCCAGATGGTGGTGGTCTACCCGGAAGGGTCGCTCACCCGTGACCCGGAACTGTGGCCGATGCGCGGCAAGAGCGGCGCCGTGCGCATCGCGCTCGAGCAGGGCATCCCCATCGTCCCCGCAGCGCACTGGGGTACCCAACAGCTCATGGAGCGCTACTCCAACAAGCTGCACCTGTTCCCGCGCAAGACCATCCTCGTGAAAATCGGCGACCCGCTCGACCTGGCCGAATTCCGCGGCCGCAACCTCGACACGGCAACGCTGAACGAAGCGACCGCCGTGGTGATGGATGCCATCACCGCCCTGCTCGAGGACCTCCGCCAGGAGAAGGCGCCGGTCAAGCGCTGGAACCCGTCCGAGCACGACCAGAAAGAGACCGGCCGCTTTGAAGCCTAGAGTCCAGCCAGGAACCCGGGTAGCCGTTCTCGGCGCGGGAAGCTGGGGCACCACCTTTGCCAAGATCCTCACCGACGGCGGCGCCGACGTCGTTCTCTGGGCCCGCCGCCCTGAGCTGGCGCGGGAGATCACCGAGGGCCGTCGCAACAGCGACTACCTGCCGGGCATCAACCTGCCGGTCGGGTTGCGCGCCACGTCCAGGCTCGACCTGGCCCTGGCGGGAGCCGAACACGTCTTCGTCTCGGTGCCGAGCCAGTCCCTGCGTGAGAACCTCATCCAGGCCGAACCGTTCCTGGCGCCCACCGCGACCATCGTGTCGCTCATG
This is a stretch of genomic DNA from Cryobacterium soli. It encodes these proteins:
- a CDS encoding MFS transporter gives rise to the protein MTETVAPAKTGRVLVVILLAQFIIVVDSTFMNVSLSTLVADFDTTVTGIQNAITLYTLVMAAFMIAGAKLGDIIGRKRAFVLGLTVYSVGTTITALSPTLGVFILGWSILEGLGAAMMLPAMMSLIVSNFTAGPARAKAYAGFAAIAGIAAGIGPIIGGLFTSYLSWRLAFASELLVALYIFTQLKIIKDAPFLGRKPRFDWAGFSLSSAGLITVVLGIVLASAYGLFVSRVDVEIFGRVVLTAGQISPTVILVSIGLLVLIAFILVERSRDRHHHDTLLDLTLFSVRAVSSGTSVQLLQYLVLTGAIFALSLYVQMELNYSAIQSGLTLLPLSLAVLLAAAVSGRLLSRRFAPRSVILAGFAIIVLGAAAMGLLARDATSGTEFVLGLALVGFGAGTIASQNQNLIMSSVPPKRSNEASGVINTAQNIGASLGTAIAGALILSVFVLTATTLIDESPAFTSSEQSQLDTAVTEKAQIISDTQLRTAISEYPADQQDAMITINAEARQTALTVVYAGLALAGLLGFGAALRLPRTPPLSNTPTPAGSSPQNGAEADTEP
- the leuC gene encoding 3-isopropylmalate dehydratase large subunit; this translates as MTTAVITDAAIESSRPRTLAEKVWDKHLVAKGENGTPDLIYIDLHLVHEVTSPQAFDGLRLAGRPVRRPDLTIATEDHNTPTLAIDRPIADLTSRTQIETLRKNCAEFGIRLHSLGDIEQGIVHVVGPQLGLTQPGITVVCGDSHTSTHGAFGAMALGIGTSEVEHVMATQTLPLKPFKTMAITVDGTLRPGVTAKDIILAVIAKIGTGGGQGYVLEYRGSAIRALSMEGRMTICNMSIEAGARAGMVAPDATTYAYLEGRAHAPQGADWDAAVEYWDTLATDEGATFDAEVILDADTLEPFVTWGTNPGQGVSLSDTVPNPAEIDDANERSAAERALEYMDLAAGTAMKDIHVDTVFLGSCTNSRVEDLRAAAEIIKGKTIADGVRMLVVPGSARVRIEAEAEGLDKIFLAFGAEWRFAGCSMCLGMNPDQLAPGERCASTSNRNFEGRQGKGGRTHLVSPLVAAATAIRGTLSSPWDLVQDGTVPAGLVPASL
- the leuD gene encoding 3-isopropylmalate dehydratase small subunit, which codes for MQKFTTVTGVAVPLRRSNVDTDQIIPAVFLKRVTKTGFEDALFYGWRQDPEFILNQGAYRNPRVLVAGADFGTGSSREHAVWALRDFGFDVVLSPRFGDIFRGNSGKQGLLAGQISEADAETLWAVLEADPGIELTVDLVACTASVGDLTVSFEVDEYTRWRLLEGLDDIGLTLRDEARIAEFESHREPWRPRTLPARQVNL
- the murA gene encoding UDP-N-acetylglucosamine 1-carboxyvinyltransferase gives rise to the protein MGLIGDKITIRGGRPLVGRIEVKGAKNLVTKAMVAALLGETPSILRDVPNISDVRIVRGLLEAHGVKVTEGDEPGSLQLDPVDVESAHYADIDAHAGSSRIPILFCGPLLHRLGEAFIPELGGCRIGDRPIDYHLEVLRKFGAVVEKQPDGIRMSAPNGLKGTKVELPYPSVGATEQVLLTAVRAEGITELKNAAIEPEIMDLINILQKMGAIITVDTDRVIRIEGVDSLQGYQHRALFDRNEAASWAAAALATDGDIFVGGAKQAEMLTFLNVFRKVGGAFDIHDDGIRFYHPGGDLKPVIIETDVHPGFMTDWQQPLVIALTHAHGVSIVHETVYEQRFGFVDALVEMGATIQIHRECLGGHPCRFGQRNFNHSAVIAGPTKLVGADIEVPDLRGGFSHLIAALTAEGTSTVSNVGIISRGYENFITKLRLLGADFDLEG
- a CDS encoding lysophospholipid acyltransferase family protein — its product is MPDANVPESTVPDPASSSSPVTRKVRSEKSRPSIFWLLAALVVPAMNVAARYKITDGHKFPRQGAFVFSPNHYSEIDPIVMGMVSWKLGRLPRFLAKASLFKLPVAGWLLTKSGQIPVQRGGSVRGSEPVKAARRLVERGQMVVVYPEGSLTRDPELWPMRGKSGAVRIALEQGIPIVPAAHWGTQQLMERYSNKLHLFPRKTILVKIGDPLDLAEFRGRNLDTATLNEATAVVMDAITALLEDLRQEKAPVKRWNPSEHDQKETGRFEA